From a region of the Manduca sexta isolate Smith_Timp_Sample1 unplaced genomic scaffold, JHU_Msex_v1.0 HiC_scaffold_492, whole genome shotgun sequence genome:
- the LOC119193403 gene encoding uncharacterized protein LOC119193403 has product MGGWRAALESVQVARAGLLRRGAVVLRAQAESARASAAQGASGADAAYAALEALAGRDALAALDLLSVEVWTRGLEAIAGGGDNDAEPEDTAGGLALAVAGTRMRDISLFNGQAELVGHVWAGTASSPTPALRALVPARAVEGQAPLMLGAVLQYRWRGALALALDAHAQVSLWWRTARCELELRAAAAALEEAALHTAWGRVHAHALQETEPTLRIAADLDFYDKIALCVRASTEEHELRSNVTLWSSAGARRARAARARLGGAPEPHAVARRAVGPRVRRAAHGRRARRHRHRRDLRPPRNFTFIRNFTSMI; this is encoded by the exons ATGGGCGGGTGGCGTGCGGCACTGGAGTCGGTGCAAGTGGCGCGCGCGGGGCTACTGCGGCGCGGCGCCGTGGTGCTGCGCGCGCAGGCGGAGAGCGCGCGCGCGAGTGCGGCACAGGGTGCGTCGGGCGCGGACGCCGCGTACGCCGCGCTCGAGGCGCTCGCCGGGCgcgacgcgctcgccgcgctcgACCTGTTGTCG GTAGAGGTGTGGACGCGCGGACTGGAAGCCATCGCGGGTGGCGGCGATAATGACGCCGAACCGGAGGATACAGCGGGAGGTCTCGCGTTGGCGGTCGCCGGTACGCGTATGCGTGACATCTCACTGTTTAATGGGCAG gCTGAGTTAGTAGGGCACGTGTGGGCCGGCACGGCAAGTTCTCCGACGCCCGCGTTGCGTGCTTTGGTTCCGGCGCGTGCAGTGGAGGGCCAAGCGCCTCTCATGCTGGGCGCGGTGCTGCAATACCGGTGGCGCGGCGCGCTGGCGTTGGCGCTGGACGCGCACGCGCAGGTGTCACTGTGGTGGCGCACGGCGCGCTGTGAGCTCGAGCTGCGAGCTGCCGCCGCTGCACTCGAGGAGGCCGCGCTGCACACCGCCTGGGGCCGCGTGCACGCGCACGCGTTGCAGGAGACCGAGCCCACGCTGCGCATCGCCGCCGATCTCGACTTCTACGACAAGATCGCGCTGTGCGTGCGCGCCTCCACAGAAGAGCACGAATTGAG GAGCAACGTGACGCTGTGGAGCTCTgcgggcgcgcggcgggcgcgtgcggcgcgagcGCGGCTGGGCGGTGCGCCGGAGCCGCACGCTGTCGCTCGGCGCGCTGTCGGACCGCGCGTGCGGCGCGCTGCGCACGGCCGACGCGCCCGCCGACACCGACACCGACGCGACCTGAGGCCACCACGAAACTTCACATTCATTCGCAACTTTACGTCTATGATCTGA